From Neisseria cinerea:
GTCGTCCGAAACCACTTTGCCCGCCAATTTTGCCAAAAGCGCGGTCGCATAGCCCGAGCCCGTACCAATTTCCAGAACCGTATCGTTTTTAGTCAGCTTCAAGCCTTGCGCCAACCGGGCCACGACTTTCGGCTCCAGCATCTTGTGACCGTTGGCAAGCGGCAGTTCCATATCCGCATATGCCAAACCCTGCAAGGCCTCATTGACGAAAAGTTCGCGCGGAATCTCCTCCAATGCGTCCAACACATCAAAATCCAATACATCCCAAGGCCTAACCTGCTGCTCGACCATGTTGAATCGCGCTTTATCAAAATTCATTTTATGCTCCGTCAAGTACCTGTTTTACTCATGACATACATTATAAAACTTCAATAAGCACATCGCCAACCTTCAGACGGCATTACACAAACCGGAAACGAAATAAATCATTCATATCCGCTCCCGTTATTGCTAAGCCACCGCATATCCACTAAACTGCACGTCAACTTCGCATACACGCGGTCAAACAGCAGGGAGCAGACAAGATGTATCACGAAATCGGAATGTGGGATCAGAAATGGGTCATCGGCAACTGGAAAATGAACGGCCGACTCCAGAACAACAATGCACTCATGCACCGCTTCCGCATCATGCCCACCGCCGAACGCGTCCTGATCGGACTCGCAGCGCCGACCGTTTACCTGCTGCAACTGCACAACGCCATGCAGATTGTCCTTAATAACCGTATCCTTACTTGCGCCCAAGATGTCAGCCGCTTCCCCGGTAATGGCGCATATACCGGCGAAGTGTCCGCAGAAATGCTCGCCGATATCGGCACCGACATCGTCCTTATCGGGCACTCCGAACGCAGCCTTTATTTTGGCGAGAAAAACGAAATCCAACGCCGCAAAATGGAAAACGTCCTTAACGCCGGACTTATTCCCCTTTTATGCGTCGGCGAAAGCTTGGAAGAACGCGAAGCCGGTAAAGAACACGAAGTCATCGCCCACCAGCTTTCCATCCTGCAAGGTTTGAACACCAAAAACATCGCCGTTGCCTACGAACCGGTATGGGCAATCGGTACCGGCAAAGTCGCCACCGTAGAACAAATTGCCGACATGCATGCATTCATCTACAAAGAAATCTTGTCTTTGTGCGGAAGCGATGTTAAAATCCGCGCTCTTTACGGCGGAAGTGTGAAAGCGGATAACGCAGCCGACATCTTTGCAGTACCTCATGTAGACGGCGCATTGGTTGGCGGCGCGTCATTATCATATGATTCATTTGCCGCCATTATCAACGCAGCACAAGCCTCGTAGAAAAATATGGAAGCTTTTAAAACCCTTATCTGGATTATTAATATTAT
This genomic window contains:
- the tpiA gene encoding triose-phosphate isomerase, with amino-acid sequence MYHEIGMWDQKWVIGNWKMNGRLQNNNALMHRFRIMPTAERVLIGLAAPTVYLLQLHNAMQIVLNNRILTCAQDVSRFPGNGAYTGEVSAEMLADIGTDIVLIGHSERSLYFGEKNEIQRRKMENVLNAGLIPLLCVGESLEEREAGKEHEVIAHQLSILQGLNTKNIAVAYEPVWAIGTGKVATVEQIADMHAFIYKEILSLCGSDVKIRALYGGSVKADNAADIFAVPHVDGALVGGASLSYDSFAAIINAAQAS